The Oxalobacteraceae bacterium OTU3CINTB1 genome includes a window with the following:
- a CDS encoding DSD1 family PLP-dependent enzyme, which produces MSALTGLNTPAAIIDVPRMQRNIARMQEKMDTMHVNFRPHVKTSKSEPVTAMQLAAGARGITVSTLLEAEHFFAAGTTDILYAVGMVGSKLAQAMALRRRGCDLKIITDSLASAEIIVRFGKQHDMRFEVWIEIDSDGHRSGIRPELATLLDVGRHLHEGGMLLGGVMTHAGSSYDLDDQNKLIAIAEQERKACVVAAERLRAAGLPCAAVSIGSTPTALSAQSFDGVTEVRAGVYVFFDLVMHNIGVCSMDEVALSVLTTVIGHQQDKGWAIVDAGWMAMSRDRGTQKQKQDFGYGQVCDVRGTPIAGYVLSGANQEHGILSLRDGVDGDIASRFPIGTQLRILPNHACATGAQYPQYQALSGDGGLVPWPRLHGW; this is translated from the coding sequence ATGTCGGCGCTTACCGGACTCAACACGCCTGCGGCCATCATCGACGTCCCGCGCATGCAGCGCAACATCGCGCGCATGCAAGAGAAAATGGACACGATGCATGTCAACTTCCGTCCGCATGTCAAAACCAGCAAGAGCGAGCCTGTGACGGCCATGCAACTGGCCGCCGGCGCGCGCGGCATTACGGTCTCCACCTTGCTCGAGGCGGAGCATTTCTTCGCAGCGGGCACCACCGATATCCTGTACGCGGTCGGCATGGTCGGCAGCAAGCTGGCGCAGGCGATGGCCTTGCGCCGGCGCGGTTGCGACTTGAAAATCATCACCGACAGCCTGGCTTCGGCCGAAATCATCGTGCGCTTTGGCAAGCAGCACGACATGCGGTTCGAAGTCTGGATCGAGATCGACAGCGACGGCCACCGTTCCGGCATCCGCCCCGAGCTCGCCACCTTGCTCGACGTCGGCCGCCATTTGCATGAAGGCGGCATGCTGCTGGGCGGCGTGATGACGCACGCCGGTTCCAGCTACGACCTCGACGACCAAAACAAGCTGATCGCCATCGCCGAGCAGGAGCGCAAGGCCTGCGTCGTCGCGGCCGAACGGCTGCGCGCCGCCGGCCTGCCCTGCGCGGCGGTCAGCATCGGCTCGACGCCGACGGCGCTGTCGGCACAGTCGTTCGACGGCGTCACCGAGGTGCGCGCCGGCGTGTACGTGTTCTTCGATCTGGTGATGCACAACATCGGGGTGTGTTCAATGGATGAGGTCGCCCTAAGCGTGCTGACCACGGTAATCGGCCACCAGCAGGACAAAGGCTGGGCCATCGTCGATGCCGGCTGGATGGCGATGAGCCGCGACCGCGGCACGCAAAAACAGAAGCAGGACTTCGGCTACGGCCAGGTGTGCGACGTGCGCGGCACGCCGATCGCCGGCTATGTGCTCAGCGGCGCCAACCAGGAGCACGGCATCCTGTCGCTGCGCGATGGCGTCGATGGCGATATCGCGTCGCGCTTTCCGATCGGCACCCAGCTGCGCATCCTGCCCAATCACGCCTGCGCCACCGGCGCGCAATATCCGCAATACCAGGCGCTGAGCGGCGATGGCGGCCTGGTCCCATGGCCGCGCTTGCATGGCTGGTAA
- a CDS encoding ATP-grasp domain-containing protein produces the protein MSIDLSAPERVLRVWYNSAFSSIANVLTLIREADHAGRFHTIYTHPHAHTAAAGAAHEFHLEPKGLTAADYVDWCLEFCREHKVDVFAPAKHASALSAARGRFLEHGVRVLSAAASDKLDIIDDKAAFYAGVDLPLAPPPEFRIFKDIDQFEAAHAELRPLHKELCVKPARSVYGLGFSVLDEERSSAALLLAGSSYRIGLGDLRRGLAELDTFRTMLLMEYLDGYEYSVDCVGANGHLVTAVARKKLPQPGHGQVIEVRADIVESCAKLAADFGLSGMFNVQFREGQGSLRLLEINARASGGIGMACLAGPNLPYLALTSFVDGHEGFTPEQLAVRDGMRVGELGTAVALP, from the coding sequence ATGAGCATTGATTTGAGCGCGCCCGAGCGGGTTTTGCGCGTCTGGTATAACAGCGCCTTCTCGTCCATCGCGAACGTGCTCACGCTGATCCGCGAGGCCGACCACGCCGGCCGGTTCCATACCATTTACACGCACCCGCACGCGCATACCGCGGCGGCCGGCGCCGCGCACGAGTTCCACCTGGAGCCGAAAGGCTTGACGGCGGCCGACTATGTCGACTGGTGCCTGGAATTTTGCCGCGAGCACAAGGTCGACGTGTTCGCGCCGGCCAAGCACGCCTCCGCGCTGAGCGCGGCACGGGGCCGCTTCCTCGAGCATGGCGTGCGGGTGCTCAGCGCCGCCGCCTCCGACAAGCTCGACATCATCGACGACAAGGCCGCCTTCTACGCCGGCGTCGATCTGCCGCTGGCGCCGCCGCCCGAGTTCCGCATCTTCAAGGACATCGACCAGTTCGAGGCCGCCCACGCCGAGCTGCGTCCGCTGCACAAGGAGCTGTGCGTCAAGCCGGCGCGCTCGGTCTACGGCCTCGGCTTCAGCGTGCTGGACGAGGAGCGCAGCAGCGCCGCGCTGTTGCTGGCCGGCTCCAGCTACCGCATCGGCCTGGGCGACCTGCGCCGTGGCTTGGCGGAGCTGGACACCTTCCGCACCATGCTGCTGATGGAATACCTCGACGGCTACGAATACAGTGTCGATTGCGTCGGCGCCAATGGCCACCTGGTCACGGCGGTGGCGCGCAAGAAGCTGCCGCAGCCCGGCCACGGCCAGGTGATCGAGGTGCGCGCAGACATCGTCGAGTCGTGCGCCAAGCTGGCGGCTGATTTCGGCCTGAGCGGCATGTTCAACGTGCAGTTCCGCGAAGGCCAGGGCAGCCTGCGCCTGCTGGAGATCAACGCGCGCGCCTCGGGCGGCATCGGCATGGCTTGCCTGGCGGGGCCGAACCTGCCTTACCTGGCGCTGACCAGCTTTGTCGACGGCCATGAAGGGTTCACGCCCGAGCAGCTGGCGGTGCGCGACGGCATGCGCGTGGGCGAACTGGGCACGGCGGTGGCATTGCCATGA
- a CDS encoding chemotaxis protein CheW yields MTAMESVSASAPAEGAVRLAVAAVGAVNIGVAIDAVLQAIPAKGALTALPRRQGALCGVAEHVGRLVPVVDLARWVELGASQADVEVAERVMMLSDGRRTIGLKVDSIRGLTDVAPQALSQVHHDDDSEEVFHTVVKSAEMGLVLSILDVGRLIALASAWHESNGDDGAEAAPSVHQAQQGDEKVLSALLAVGDVRVALPAAELAEVIHLPELLAIGTAGSNRYCKWRDRTIPVINLGALLGQPDTAQAKLLAIVQREGLTLGLLVREAIELRSLTVAGAAVSDGGIAATFFEEGAGEVRVIDTALLFASTPEASISKSAAPEQDKREAQRANPGAYIVFQTDQACAAPIDAMEEILPLRAEHMDGLEALAANIEWRGQAVRLVDLRSGPEPSSARPTARIIVVKGPEGYAGYVVRHVLLLIPPHTGWLYRMALAGAGPVEFITTGEGSDQVSYRTIDLANR; encoded by the coding sequence ATGACGGCCATGGAATCGGTGTCTGCGTCGGCGCCGGCCGAAGGCGCGGTGCGGCTGGCGGTGGCGGCCGTGGGCGCGGTCAACATCGGCGTGGCCATCGACGCCGTGCTGCAGGCCATCCCCGCCAAGGGCGCGCTGACGGCCCTGCCGCGCCGCCAGGGCGCGCTGTGCGGCGTGGCCGAGCACGTCGGGCGGCTGGTGCCGGTGGTCGACCTGGCGCGCTGGGTCGAACTGGGCGCGTCGCAAGCGGATGTGGAGGTCGCCGAACGGGTCATGATGCTCAGCGACGGCCGGCGCACCATCGGCCTGAAGGTCGACAGCATCCGTGGCTTGACCGATGTCGCGCCGCAGGCCTTGTCGCAGGTCCATCACGACGACGACAGCGAGGAAGTATTTCACACCGTCGTCAAGTCGGCGGAGATGGGCCTGGTGCTCAGCATCCTCGACGTCGGCCGCTTGATCGCGCTGGCGTCGGCCTGGCATGAATCCAACGGGGACGACGGGGCCGAGGCGGCCCCATCGGTCCATCAAGCGCAGCAGGGAGACGAGAAGGTGCTGAGCGCGCTGCTGGCGGTGGGCGATGTGCGGGTGGCGCTGCCGGCGGCCGAGCTGGCCGAGGTGATCCATTTGCCCGAACTGCTTGCGATCGGCACGGCCGGCAGCAACCGTTACTGCAAATGGCGCGACCGTACCATTCCGGTGATCAACTTGGGCGCCCTGCTCGGCCAGCCGGATACCGCACAGGCAAAGCTGCTCGCCATCGTGCAACGCGAAGGCCTGACGCTCGGCTTGCTGGTGCGCGAGGCGATCGAACTGCGGTCGTTGACGGTCGCCGGCGCTGCCGTGTCGGACGGCGGCATCGCCGCTACCTTTTTCGAGGAAGGCGCCGGGGAGGTGCGGGTCATCGACACGGCGCTGCTGTTCGCCAGCACGCCCGAGGCCAGCATCAGCAAGAGCGCCGCGCCGGAACAGGACAAACGCGAGGCGCAGCGCGCCAACCCGGGCGCCTATATCGTTTTTCAGACCGATCAGGCGTGCGCGGCGCCGATCGACGCGATGGAAGAGATCCTGCCGCTGCGGGCCGAGCACATGGATGGGCTGGAGGCGTTGGCTGCCAATATCGAATGGCGCGGACAAGCGGTGCGGCTGGTGGATCTGCGCAGCGGGCCGGAGCCGTCGTCGGCCAGGCCCACTGCGCGGATTATCGTGGTGAAGGGGCCAGAGGGGTACGCGGGGTACGTGGTGCGCCACGTGCTGCTGTTGATTCCGCCGCACACCGGCTGGCTGTACCGGATGGCGCTGGCCGGCGCCGGTCCGGTGGAATTCATCACCACCGGCGAGGGTAGCGATCAGGTCAGTTACCGCACGATCGACCTGGCGAATCGTTAG
- a CDS encoding cysteine protease StiP family protein, translated as MNFSGSYHGDDVRFLLKPLALTSFVDVPDKERLIQSGQRHYSEMLSRESLPSPRYLDVFGQACTANLERMARDCVSLAGLIARRRAGPVTLVSLARAGTPVGVVLKRLLGSVFGREVAHYSLSIIRDRGIDQVALEYILAQGHAPESIVFIDGWTGKGVIAGELHASMAVFNARHGCAIDSGLYVLSDLAGVAARAVGHDDYLIPSSILNATVSGLVSRSILNDEIGPEDFHGCVYYAEFEPQDQSRVFADRLVDLAQQWAEGPAAIDAVIGPASEPAGATTALAELATETARATAARVSRDYMEAAMRVHGVADRNLIKPGLGEATRVLLRRSPDRLIVRDAASADVAHLLVLAREKDVPVQLDPELPYQAVSIIRSIADG; from the coding sequence ATGAATTTCAGCGGCAGCTACCACGGCGACGATGTGCGCTTCCTGCTCAAGCCGCTGGCGCTGACCTCGTTCGTCGATGTGCCCGACAAGGAACGCCTGATCCAGTCGGGCCAGCGCCATTACAGCGAGATGCTGTCGCGCGAGTCGCTGCCGTCGCCGCGCTACCTGGACGTGTTCGGCCAGGCCTGCACGGCCAACCTGGAGCGCATGGCGCGCGACTGCGTGAGCCTTGCCGGCCTGATCGCCCGCCGCCGCGCCGGGCCGGTGACCCTGGTCTCGCTGGCGCGCGCCGGCACGCCGGTGGGCGTGGTGCTCAAGCGTCTGCTCGGCAGCGTGTTCGGCCGCGAGGTCGCGCATTATTCGCTGTCGATCATCCGCGACCGCGGCATCGACCAGGTCGCGCTGGAATACATCCTGGCGCAGGGCCACGCGCCCGAATCGATCGTCTTCATCGACGGCTGGACCGGCAAGGGCGTCATCGCCGGCGAGCTGCACGCCAGCATGGCGGTGTTCAACGCGCGCCACGGCTGCGCCATCGACAGCGGCCTGTACGTGCTGTCCGACCTGGCCGGCGTGGCCGCGCGCGCCGTCGGCCACGACGATTACCTGATTCCTTCGAGCATTTTGAACGCCACCGTGTCGGGCCTCGTCAGCCGCTCGATCCTGAACGACGAGATCGGCCCGGAAGATTTCCACGGTTGCGTGTACTACGCCGAGTTCGAACCGCAGGACCAGTCGCGCGTGTTCGCCGACCGCCTGGTCGACCTGGCGCAACAATGGGCCGAAGGGCCGGCCGCCATCGACGCGGTCATCGGCCCGGCCAGCGAACCGGCCGGCGCGACCACCGCGTTGGCCGAACTCGCCACCGAGACCGCGCGCGCGACGGCGGCGCGCGTCTCGCGCGACTACATGGAGGCGGCCATGCGCGTGCACGGCGTCGCCGACCGCAACCTGATCAAACCCGGCCTGGGCGAAGCCACGCGCGTGCTGCTGCGGCGCTCGCCGGACAGGCTGATCGTGCGCGACGCGGCCAGCGCCGACGTCGCCCATTTGCTGGTGCTGGCACGCGAAAAAGACGTGCCGGTGCAACTCGATCCGGAGCTGCCATACCAGGCCGTTTCCATCATCAGGAGTATCGCCGATGGTTAA
- a CDS encoding TerD domain-containing protein: protein MKQFSRGQKSKLDDLGCGQAFNVDVELKLGGTSADVSCFGLDASERLSDDRYMVFYNQLASPGGAVRLTIAGDRSSFAVNLAALPESIAKLVFTAAIDSGAMRSLSQGSVTVGGVAQFPLAGADFQDEKAVIVAELYRKDGLWRFGAVGQGFNGGLSALLTHFGGSESASSSASAPSPAPAPAAATQPKVSLSKITLEKRGDKISLEKSASRGFGRIHVNLNWNRSGAVAPVEKGGFLSKLTGGLRPSKGLDLDLACMFELNDGSKGVVQALGNSFGNFDGKPYIQLEADDRTGANVDGENLTINGQRFDEVRRALIFAFIYEGAPNWAATDGVVTINVPDQPPIEVRLDQGASQRMCAIAMIENIGGKLQVTKLVDYIVPEGGKSMHEVMDRKYNFGMKWVAGSKG from the coding sequence ATGAAGCAATTCTCGCGCGGACAAAAGAGCAAGCTCGACGACCTGGGCTGCGGCCAGGCGTTCAATGTCGATGTGGAACTGAAGCTGGGCGGTACCAGCGCCGACGTCTCGTGCTTCGGCCTCGACGCGTCGGAGCGGCTGTCGGACGACCGTTACATGGTGTTCTACAACCAGCTGGCCAGCCCGGGCGGGGCGGTCAGGCTGACCATCGCGGGCGACCGCTCCAGCTTTGCCGTCAACCTGGCGGCGCTGCCGGAGTCGATCGCCAAGCTGGTGTTTACCGCCGCCATCGACAGCGGCGCGATGCGCTCGCTGAGCCAGGGCAGCGTGACGGTCGGCGGTGTGGCGCAGTTCCCGCTGGCCGGCGCCGACTTCCAGGATGAGAAGGCGGTGATAGTGGCCGAGCTGTATCGCAAGGACGGGCTGTGGCGCTTTGGCGCCGTGGGGCAGGGCTTCAATGGCGGTTTGTCGGCGTTGCTGACGCACTTCGGCGGCAGCGAGAGCGCGTCGTCGTCGGCCTCCGCGCCGTCACCGGCGCCAGCGCCGGCGGCTGCGACGCAGCCCAAGGTGTCGCTGTCGAAGATCACGCTGGAGAAGCGTGGCGACAAGATCTCGCTGGAGAAATCGGCCTCGCGCGGTTTCGGCCGCATCCACGTCAATTTGAACTGGAATCGTTCGGGCGCCGTGGCGCCGGTGGAGAAGGGGGGCTTCCTGTCCAAGCTGACCGGCGGCCTGCGCCCGTCCAAGGGGCTGGATCTGGATCTGGCCTGCATGTTCGAGCTGAACGACGGCTCCAAGGGCGTCGTGCAAGCGTTGGGCAACAGCTTCGGCAACTTCGACGGCAAGCCGTACATCCAGCTGGAAGCCGATGACCGCACCGGCGCCAATGTCGATGGCGAAAATCTGACCATCAACGGCCAACGTTTCGACGAGGTCAGGCGGGCGTTGATTTTCGCGTTCATTTACGAAGGTGCGCCGAACTGGGCCGCGACCGATGGCGTGGTCACGATCAATGTGCCGGACCAGCCGCCGATCGAGGTACGGCTGGACCAGGGCGCCAGCCAGCGCATGTGCGCCATCGCGATGATCGAGAATATCGGCGGCAAGCTGCAGGTGACCAAGCTGGTCGATTACATCGTGCCGGAAGGCGGCAAGAGCATGCACGAGGTTATGGATCGCAAGTACAACTTCGGCATGAAGTGGGTGGCGGGCAGCAAAGGTTGA
- a CDS encoding HpcH/HpaI aldolase/citrate lyase family protein yields the protein MVKTPGASLYVPATHKYLMDVASGTRLGNVRSLIMCTEDAVADRELSYALFNLSLVLANMPAESQAERFVRVRNLDVMARVLAMPGADKLTGFVIPKATQYNLPMYCNLVRDTAHALMPTLETAEVFYDAEMHALRHLIGSPGIRERVVALRIGGNDLLALLGLRRPRNMTIYRTPLGPVIGRLVTTFRPHGFALTAPVFEHLDLPELLAEEVNEDLAHGMVGKTAIHPSQIEPIESHYRVSASDLEEASAILRPDSPAVFAMNQSMCEVATHRAWAESTLERSRLFGSHPGQAQKQEQESMQAATSPVLTSQTILR from the coding sequence ATGGTTAAGACACCAGGGGCTTCGCTGTACGTGCCGGCGACCCATAAATATCTGATGGACGTCGCCAGCGGCACGCGCCTGGGCAATGTCCGCTCGCTGATCATGTGCACCGAGGACGCGGTCGCCGACCGCGAGCTCAGCTACGCCTTGTTCAACCTGTCGCTGGTGCTGGCCAACATGCCGGCGGAGAGCCAGGCCGAGCGCTTCGTGCGGGTGCGCAACCTCGACGTGATGGCGCGCGTGCTGGCCATGCCCGGCGCCGACAAGCTGACCGGCTTCGTCATCCCCAAGGCCACCCAGTACAATCTGCCGATGTACTGCAACCTGGTGCGCGACACGGCCCACGCGCTGATGCCGACCCTGGAGACGGCCGAGGTGTTCTACGATGCCGAGATGCACGCGCTGCGTCATCTGATCGGCTCGCCCGGCATCCGCGAGCGGGTGGTGGCGCTGCGCATTGGCGGCAACGATCTGCTGGCGCTGCTGGGCTTGCGCCGGCCGCGCAACATGACGATCTACCGCACGCCGCTGGGGCCGGTGATCGGGCGGCTGGTGACGACCTTCCGGCCGCACGGTTTTGCGCTGACGGCGCCGGTGTTCGAGCATCTGGACCTGCCGGAGTTGCTGGCCGAGGAGGTCAACGAGGACCTGGCGCACGGCATGGTCGGCAAGACCGCGATCCATCCGAGCCAGATCGAGCCGATCGAAAGCCATTACCGCGTCTCTGCCAGCGACCTGGAGGAGGCCTCCGCCATTCTGCGGCCGGACAGCCCGGCCGTGTTCGCGATGAACCAGTCGATGTGCGAGGTGGCCACCCATCGCGCCTGGGCCGAGAGCACGCTCGAACGCTCGCGCCTGTTCGGGTCGCATCCGGGCCAGGCGCAGAAGCAGGAGCAAGAGTCGATGCAGGCCGCAACTTCGCCAGTGTTAACGAGTCAAACCATTCTGAGGTGA
- a CDS encoding PAS domain-containing methyl-accepting chemotaxis protein, producing the protein MHSSIEEIGTCDSRLSIAMSVLDAINRSQALIEFDLAGNVTHANRNFLDAMGYSLDEIVGKHHRMFCTPEFAASDEYRNLWLELAAGHPSSGEYMRLHKSGRPIWLQASYNPVIGPDGNPFKVIKFATDITEQTLRNADFEGKMMAVDRAQAEIEFDLTGRILHANDNFLKTMGYERDEVVGKHHSIFCEGAYSRSHEYRSFWAELAQGEFHAGEFKRIGKQGNAIWIQATYNPIFGADGKPFKVVKFATDITAEKMRNANFEGKNQAVDRVQAVIEFDLHGKVLSANDNFLDVMGYTLDEVRGQHHRMFCDPAFSHSPEYMAFWERLGRGEFNAGEYRRVTKAGKEVWILASYNPIFDADGKPVKVVKFATDITTQKMLSAETKGKLDALGRSQAVIEFDMRGNILSANENFLRTMGYVEEEVIGQHHSMFCDGELVKSAEYRNFWANLGQGEFQSGRFKRVGKHGAKIWILATYNPILDINGKAYKVVKFAMDVTEQVNREEMVTQKVKAISGVLGELTLSIAGIAQGSQHSAGLAGQTQSEASDGSKLLARSREAIVAIQQSSGAVHEIIDTISDIAGQTHLLAFNAAIEAARAGEHGYGFSVVANEVRKLAEKSALATREIAKLINETVNRVGEGTRLSGDVEAAFERIVQSVAKTSASIDQIHASTSAQAAATQDASSLLTELENMATER; encoded by the coding sequence ATGCACAGTTCTATTGAAGAGATCGGCACTTGTGATTCACGGTTGAGCATTGCCATGTCGGTGCTCGACGCCATCAACCGCAGCCAGGCGCTGATCGAGTTCGATCTTGCCGGCAATGTCACCCACGCCAACCGCAATTTCCTCGACGCCATGGGCTACAGCCTGGACGAGATCGTTGGCAAGCACCACCGGATGTTTTGCACGCCCGAGTTCGCCGCATCCGACGAGTACCGCAACCTGTGGCTGGAGCTGGCGGCGGGCCACCCCAGCAGCGGCGAATACATGCGCCTGCACAAAAGCGGCAGGCCGATATGGTTGCAAGCGTCGTACAATCCCGTCATCGGTCCCGACGGCAATCCGTTCAAAGTGATCAAGTTTGCCACCGACATCACCGAACAAACGCTGCGCAACGCCGACTTCGAGGGCAAGATGATGGCGGTCGACCGCGCCCAGGCGGAGATCGAGTTCGACCTGACGGGCCGCATCCTGCACGCCAACGACAACTTCCTCAAGACCATGGGCTACGAGCGCGACGAGGTGGTCGGCAAGCACCACTCGATCTTCTGCGAGGGCGCCTACAGCCGGTCGCACGAGTACCGCAGCTTCTGGGCGGAGCTGGCCCAGGGCGAATTCCATGCCGGCGAATTCAAGCGCATCGGCAAGCAAGGCAACGCCATCTGGATCCAGGCCACCTACAACCCCATCTTCGGCGCCGACGGCAAGCCGTTCAAGGTGGTCAAGTTCGCCACCGACATCACGGCCGAGAAAATGCGCAACGCCAATTTCGAAGGCAAGAACCAGGCGGTCGACCGGGTCCAGGCGGTCATCGAGTTCGACCTGCACGGCAAGGTGCTGTCGGCCAACGACAACTTCCTGGACGTGATGGGCTACACGCTCGACGAGGTGCGCGGCCAGCACCACCGCATGTTCTGCGATCCCGCGTTCAGCCACTCGCCCGAGTATATGGCGTTCTGGGAGCGCCTCGGACGCGGCGAGTTCAACGCCGGCGAATACCGGCGCGTCACCAAAGCGGGCAAGGAGGTATGGATCCTGGCATCGTACAACCCGATCTTCGACGCCGACGGCAAGCCGGTCAAGGTGGTGAAGTTCGCCACCGACATCACCACGCAAAAAATGCTCAGCGCCGAGACCAAGGGCAAGCTCGACGCGCTGGGCCGCTCGCAGGCCGTCATCGAGTTCGATATGCGCGGCAACATCCTCTCGGCCAACGAGAACTTCCTGCGCACCATGGGTTATGTCGAAGAGGAAGTCATCGGCCAGCACCACAGCATGTTCTGCGACGGCGAGCTGGTGAAGAGCGCCGAGTACCGCAATTTCTGGGCCAACCTCGGCCAGGGGGAGTTCCAGTCGGGCCGCTTCAAGCGCGTCGGCAAACATGGCGCCAAGATCTGGATCCTGGCCACCTACAACCCTATCCTCGACATCAACGGCAAGGCCTACAAGGTGGTCAAGTTCGCCATGGACGTAACCGAGCAGGTCAACCGCGAGGAAATGGTCACGCAAAAGGTCAAGGCCATCTCCGGCGTGCTGGGCGAACTGACCTTGTCGATCGCCGGCATCGCGCAGGGCTCGCAGCACAGCGCCGGCCTGGCCGGCCAGACCCAGTCGGAGGCGTCCGACGGCAGCAAGTTGCTGGCGCGCTCCCGCGAGGCGATCGTCGCCATCCAGCAATCGTCGGGCGCGGTGCATGAAATCATCGACACCATCAGCGACATCGCCGGCCAGACCCACCTGCTGGCGTTCAACGCCGCGATCGAGGCCGCGCGCGCCGGCGAGCACGGCTACGGCTTCTCGGTGGTCGCCAACGAGGTGCGCAAGCTGGCCGAAAAGTCGGCACTGGCCACCCGCGAGATCGCCAAGCTGATCAACGAAACCGTCAACCGGGTCGGCGAAGGCACGCGCCTGTCGGGCGACGTCGAGGCGGCGTTCGAGCGCATCGTGCAGTCGGTCGCCAAGACCAGCGCGTCGATCGACCAGATCCACGCGTCGACCTCGGCGCAGGCGGCCGCGACGCAGGACGCCTCGTCGTTGCTGACGGAACTCGAGAACATGGCGACGGAGCGCTAA
- a CDS encoding phosphoribosyltransferase family protein, with product MNGPSPFLGTVEVELPTGTLELRVTGSEFPPDSLLGFAARDNAKRGFLFLSKVLGKHWPVTPQRMAEIHESLAAGVPELPGPVVFISMAETGIGLGQGMFEAWQRAHPDQPALFLHTTRYRVGNEPLIEFEEAHSHAPRQFLHWPADPAQRELFAGMRSLVLVDDEASTGNTFVNLLNACRQVQPGVKPTLGHLHLAVITNFMGEQGVEALAQRCALPMTVGACLHGSYRFTAGAMESGAAPAQRFDADAERGASDQFGRRGRTAPLRLPQVLVSGLAADIGAGQKVLVLGTGEFMHAAYALGAGLARDGVDVLVQSTTRSPIRRWGAVAHTLAFADNYGEGIPNFLYNVAPGQYDHVFICHETPPNAALFELAALLKARLFHFKSEALIEEIPVC from the coding sequence ATGAACGGGCCATCGCCATTTTTAGGCACCGTCGAGGTGGAACTGCCGACCGGGACGCTGGAACTGCGCGTCACCGGCAGCGAGTTTCCTCCCGACAGCCTGCTGGGCTTTGCCGCGCGCGATAACGCCAAGCGCGGCTTCCTGTTCCTGAGCAAGGTGCTGGGCAAGCATTGGCCGGTCACGCCGCAGCGCATGGCCGAGATCCACGAGAGCCTGGCGGCCGGCGTGCCGGAGTTGCCGGGACCGGTCGTGTTCATCTCGATGGCGGAAACCGGCATCGGCCTGGGACAGGGCATGTTCGAGGCGTGGCAGCGCGCCCATCCGGACCAGCCGGCGCTGTTCCTGCACACCACCCGCTACCGGGTCGGCAATGAGCCGCTGATCGAATTCGAGGAGGCGCACAGCCACGCGCCGCGCCAGTTCCTGCACTGGCCGGCCGATCCGGCGCAGCGCGAGTTGTTCGCCGGCATGCGCTCGCTGGTGCTGGTCGACGACGAGGCCAGCACCGGCAACACCTTCGTCAACCTGTTGAACGCTTGCCGCCAGGTACAACCCGGGGTAAAGCCGACCCTTGGTCACCTGCATCTGGCGGTAATCACCAATTTCATGGGCGAGCAGGGCGTCGAAGCGTTGGCGCAGCGTTGCGCGTTGCCGATGACGGTGGGCGCTTGCCTGCACGGCAGCTATCGCTTCACCGCAGGCGCGATGGAATCGGGCGCGGCGCCGGCGCAGCGTTTCGACGCCGACGCCGAGCGTGGCGCCAGCGACCAGTTCGGCCGTCGCGGCCGCACCGCGCCGCTGCGCCTGCCGCAGGTATTGGTGTCCGGCCTGGCCGCCGACATCGGCGCCGGCCAGAAAGTGCTGGTGCTCGGCACCGGCGAGTTCATGCATGCGGCCTATGCGCTGGGCGCCGGGCTGGCGCGCGACGGCGTCGACGTGCTGGTGCAGTCGACCACGCGCTCGCCGATCCGCCGCTGGGGCGCGGTGGCACATACGCTCGCGTTCGCCGACAACTACGGCGAAGGCATTCCCAATTTTTTGTACAACGTCGCCCCCGGTCAGTACGACCATGTTTTCATCTGCCACGAGACGCCGCCCAACGCCGCGTTGTTCGAGCTGGCCGCGCTGCTCAAGGCGCGTCTGTTCCATTTTAAGAGTGAGGCCCTGATTGAAGAAATTCCTGTTTGCTGA